One [Clostridium] saccharolyticum WM1 DNA segment encodes these proteins:
- a CDS encoding Mrp/NBP35 family ATP-binding protein — MEEKAKGCSDSGCTKETCEGCEHSKQSLYEELNMYSSVKNVIGVVSGKGGVGKSFVTSMLAVLLSRKGYNIGILDADITGPSIPKMFGITKKAKGNELGIIPEHTHNNIQVMSVNLLLEQEDDPVIWRGPILANTVKQFWTEVYWGELDYLLIDMPPGTGDVPLTVFQSIPLDGIVIVTSPQDLVSMIVKKAYNMAKMMNISVLGLVENMSYVKCPDCGKEINLFGKSKSEEISKEIGVDILGRIPIDPVIAQLVDKGEFERFDCDCLADAAKQIENIFAKEIS, encoded by the coding sequence ATGGAAGAAAAGGCAAAAGGATGTTCAGACAGTGGATGTACAAAGGAAACATGTGAGGGATGTGAACACAGCAAACAAAGCTTATATGAAGAATTAAATATGTATAGCTCTGTGAAAAATGTGATTGGTGTTGTGAGTGGCAAAGGAGGAGTTGGTAAATCTTTCGTTACTTCAATGTTGGCGGTATTATTAAGTAGAAAGGGATATAACATTGGAATCTTGGATGCTGATATTACAGGTCCTTCCATACCTAAAATGTTTGGAATTACAAAAAAAGCAAAGGGAAATGAACTTGGAATTATTCCAGAACATACCCATAATAATATTCAGGTTATGTCGGTTAATTTACTTCTTGAGCAGGAAGATGATCCGGTAATTTGGAGGGGACCAATACTTGCTAATACAGTAAAGCAATTTTGGACAGAGGTATACTGGGGAGAGTTGGATTATTTATTAATCGATATGCCACCGGGAACAGGAGACGTTCCGTTAACCGTATTCCAATCGATTCCATTAGATGGTATAGTGATTGTTACTTCACCGCAGGATTTGGTTTCCATGATTGTTAAGAAGGCATATAATATGGCAAAAATGATGAATATTTCTGTTTTAGGTTTAGTTGAAAATATGAGCTATGTCAAATGTCCTGATTGCGGAAAAGAAATAAATCTCTTTGGTAAAAGTAAATCAGAAGAGATATCGAAGGAAATTGGAGTAGATATCTTAGGAAGAATACCAATTGATCCGGTGATTGCACAATTAGTTGATAAGGGTGAATTTGAGAGATTTGATTGTGATTGTTTGGCAGATGCTGCTAAACAGATAGAAAACATTTTTGCTAAGGAGATATCTTAA
- a CDS encoding iron-sulfur cluster assembly scaffold protein has protein sequence MYCASFTETVIDHFNSPRNCGSMENADGIGSYGDADCGDHLKIYIKVRNEVIEDISFLVVGCVAAVASSSMTTELAKGKTIEEALKITDEDIAAALGGLPENKMHCSVLGAKALRNAIKDYQYQVVIREKFMK, from the coding sequence ATGTATTGTGCTTCATTTACGGAGACAGTAATTGACCATTTCAATTCACCTCGTAATTGCGGTAGTATGGAAAATGCAGACGGCATTGGAAGCTATGGAGATGCTGACTGCGGAGATCATTTGAAAATATATATAAAAGTAAGGAATGAAGTGATCGAAGATATTAGTTTTTTGGTCGTTGGTTGTGTCGCTGCAGTGGCATCCAGCAGTATGACAACGGAACTTGCGAAAGGTAAAACGATTGAAGAGGCTTTAAAAATAACAGATGAAGATATCGCGGCAGCATTAGGAGGACTACCTGAAAATAAAATGCATTGTTCGGTATTGGGTGCAAAAGCATTGCGAAATGCGATTAAAGACTATCAGTACCAAGTTGTAATCAGAGAAAAGTTTATGAAATAG